One region of Peribacillus simplex genomic DNA includes:
- the acsA gene encoding acetate--CoA ligase, giving the protein MNVKALPVVEGNFNLKNYDEKYKKFDWSETEKEFSWSETGKVNLAYEAIDRHVETYKKNKVALYYKDDKRNEKYTFKEMKDYTNQAANVFRNIANVEKGDRVFIFMPRSPELYFALLGAIKTGAVVGPLFEAFMEGAVRDRLEDSEASVIVTTPELLPRVPVDELPHLKHIFLVGENIKEEGKYHHFNKKLKESDKKFEIEWVDRNDGLILHYTSGSTGKPKGVLHVHNAMIQHYQTARWVLDLQEEDVYWCTADPGWVTGTSYGIFGPWLTGTSNVIVGGRFKPESWYKTLEDFGVTVWYSAPTAFRMLMGAGDEIVKRFDLGSLRHVLSVGEPLNPEVVRWGMKVFNHRIHDTWWMTETGAQVICNYPCLEIKPGSMGKPIPGVKAAIVDDQGIELPPHRMGNLAIKKGWPSMMKTVWNNESKYESYFMPGDWYVSGDSAYMDEDGYFWFQGRVDDVIMTAGERVGPFEVESKLVEHPAVAEAGVIGKPDPVRGEIIKAFIALRDGYDANDELIEEIRQFVKNGLAAHAAPREIEFRDKLPKTRSGKIMRRVLKAWELDLPTGDLSSMED; this is encoded by the coding sequence ATGAATGTGAAAGCGTTGCCAGTAGTGGAAGGTAATTTTAATTTAAAGAATTACGATGAAAAATACAAGAAATTTGACTGGTCCGAGACGGAAAAGGAATTTTCCTGGTCTGAAACAGGTAAAGTGAATCTTGCATATGAAGCCATTGACCGCCATGTTGAAACATATAAAAAGAACAAAGTAGCCCTTTATTACAAAGACGATAAAAGAAATGAAAAGTATACTTTCAAGGAAATGAAAGATTATACGAACCAAGCGGCCAATGTGTTCAGGAACATTGCCAATGTGGAAAAAGGCGATCGCGTTTTCATCTTCATGCCACGCTCCCCGGAGCTTTATTTTGCATTGTTGGGTGCGATTAAAACGGGGGCGGTCGTAGGGCCGTTGTTCGAAGCCTTCATGGAAGGCGCGGTAAGGGATCGCCTTGAAGATAGTGAGGCAAGTGTGATAGTGACGACCCCTGAGCTTTTGCCGCGCGTCCCAGTAGATGAATTACCCCATTTAAAACATATTTTCCTAGTGGGGGAAAATATAAAAGAAGAAGGAAAGTATCATCACTTCAATAAAAAGTTAAAAGAATCGGACAAAAAATTCGAAATCGAATGGGTAGATCGGAATGACGGCCTGATTCTTCACTATACCTCAGGTTCCACAGGGAAGCCAAAAGGGGTGCTTCACGTTCATAATGCGATGATCCAGCATTATCAAACGGCAAGGTGGGTCCTTGATTTGCAGGAAGAGGACGTGTATTGGTGCACAGCGGATCCTGGATGGGTGACAGGGACGTCTTACGGTATCTTTGGACCGTGGCTGACAGGAACCTCCAATGTCATTGTAGGTGGGCGATTCAAGCCAGAATCCTGGTATAAAACCTTGGAAGACTTTGGTGTCACGGTATGGTATAGTGCTCCGACAGCCTTTAGGATGCTGATGGGTGCAGGTGATGAAATCGTTAAACGGTTCGATTTGGGTTCTCTCCGCCATGTTTTAAGTGTCGGTGAACCGTTGAACCCGGAAGTGGTGCGCTGGGGAATGAAGGTATTCAATCACCGTATCCATGATACATGGTGGATGACGGAGACCGGGGCTCAGGTCATATGCAATTATCCTTGCCTGGAAATCAAACCGGGTTCGATGGGTAAACCGATTCCTGGTGTGAAAGCGGCAATAGTGGATGATCAAGGCATCGAGCTTCCACCGCACAGAATGGGGAACCTGGCCATCAAGAAAGGATGGCCTTCGATGATGAAGACTGTCTGGAATAATGAATCAAAATATGAATCTTACTTTATGCCAGGTGATTGGTATGTTTCCGGTGATTCCGCTTATATGGATGAAGATGGTTATTTCTGGTTCCAAGGCCGGGTTGATGATGTCATCATGACAGCAGGGGAAAGAGTCGGACCTTTCGAAGTGGAAAGCAAGTTGGTCGAGCACCCAGCCGTAGCTGAAGCGGGGGTCATCGGTAAGCCCGATCCAGTTCGGGGGGAAATTATCAAAGCATTTATAGCCCTCCGTGACGGATACGATGCAAACGATGAGCTGATTGAAGAAATTCGCCAATTCGTAAAGAATGGTCTCGCAGCACATGCGGCGCCGCGTGAAATTGAATTCAGGGATAAACTTCCTAAAACAAGAAGCGGGAAAATCATGCGCCGTGTCTTGAAAGCTTGGGAACTGGATCTCCCAACTGGTGATTTATCATCGATGGAGGATTGA
- a CDS encoding GNAT family N-acetyltransferase, with protein sequence MEYNKTFYTKELQTLSGTLIIEGPLNGEKMSAYEFHEDLVAFRPPALQHKALIEIADLPEGRIFIAREKETIVGYVTYLYPDPLERWSEIKMEDLIELGAIEVIPKYRGASVGKNLISLSMEDDSVEDFIIITTEYYWHWDLKGTGLNIWDYRKVMEKMMSAGDLVYFATDDPEISSHPANCLMARIGKRVPPESIQKFDQLRFMNRFMY encoded by the coding sequence ATGGAATATAATAAGACCTTTTATACTAAGGAACTGCAGACATTAAGCGGGACGCTCATCATCGAGGGGCCGTTAAACGGGGAAAAAATGTCCGCTTATGAGTTTCACGAAGACTTGGTCGCCTTCCGCCCGCCTGCTTTGCAGCATAAAGCTTTAATAGAGATTGCTGACTTGCCTGAAGGCAGGATCTTTATCGCCCGTGAAAAGGAAACCATCGTTGGTTATGTAACTTATTTATATCCCGATCCCTTGGAACGCTGGTCGGAAATCAAGATGGAGGACCTGATAGAGCTTGGTGCAATCGAGGTCATCCCTAAATACCGGGGTGCCTCCGTCGGGAAGAACTTAATCAGCCTTTCCATGGAAGACGATTCGGTCGAAGACTTCATCATCATCACCACTGAATACTATTGGCATTGGGACTTGAAAGGGACAGGGCTGAATATTTGGGACTATCGCAAGGTCATGGAAAAAATGATGAGTGCCGGCGACTTGGTCTACTTTGCTACGGATGATCCTGAAATCAGTTCCCACCCGGCCAACTGCCTGATGGCCCGCATTGGCAAAAGAGTGCCGCCGGAATCCATCCAGAAATTCGACCAATTGCGTTTTATGAATCGGTTCATGTATTAA